A single region of the Buteo buteo chromosome 18, bButBut1.hap1.1, whole genome shotgun sequence genome encodes:
- the ZC3H12C gene encoding putative ribonuclease ZC3H12C isoform X2, producing the protein MGLKDHLGHDLGHLYVGSTGTQINAIVPWSMAEKPTMDKVNSRKDDVDKETSEETSGSSSCDSEESTNSDNDSERLNSSASESHVLPKTHRQLCRSPCLEPHILKRNEILQDFRIEEAQIVPKEVKKPPDVLKEYQTKLEFALKLGYSEEQVQLVLNKLGTDALINDILGELVKLGNKTETDQTVTNANTSVIREASSIESQRSESPLQEDVTEDGDNLRPIVIDGSNVAMSHGNKEVFSCRGIKLAVDWFLERGHKDVTVFVPAWRKEQSRPDALITDQEILRKLEKEKILVFTPSRRVQGRRVVCYDDRFIVKLAFDSDGIIVSNDNYRDLANEKPEWKKFIDERLLMYSFVNDKFMPPDDPLGRHGPSLDNFLRKKPIVPEHKKQPCPYGKKCTYGHKCKYYHPERGNQPQRSVADELRAMSRSTAAKTTSEGGLVKSNSVPCSTKNDGTSELKRAAPKRQSDPSIRTQVYQDLEEKLPTKNKLETRSVPSLVSIPSSSTAKPQSTAPLTNGLPSGVHFPPQDQRPQGQYPTVMMATKNHGTPMPYDRYPKCESPVDVGYYSMLSAYSNLSISGPRSPERRFSVDTDYRISSVASDCSSEGSVSCGSSDSYVGYSDRSYMSSPDPQLEENLKCQHMHPHGRLNTQPFLQSYHEPLTRVQSYSHEEPKHHHKPPIPYMAVHLQHPTVGARSSCPNDYSTSQSSSHSKTMHLGRALVSTRIDSISDSRLYDNSPLRHRKPYSGQDGLGSWDRQSYGMDAYGYRQTYSLPSNPTQPCYEQFAFQSLPEQQDQTWRVPYCGIPQDPPRHQDTREKVYINLCNIFPPDLVRIVMKKNPHVTDAQQLAAAILVEKSQLGY; encoded by the exons ATGGGCTTGAAGGATCATCTGGGGCATGACTTAGGCCACCTTTATGTGGGGAGCACTGGCACGCAAATAAATGCAATTGTACCTTGGTCAATGGCAGAGAAGCCAACGATGGATAAGGTTAATTCTAGGAAAGATGATGTAGACAAGGAGACATCTGAAGAGACTTCTGGAAGCTCCAGCTGTGACTCTGAAGAAAGCACAAATTCTGATAATGATTCAGAGAGACTGAATAGTTCTGCATCAGAATCACACGTACTGCCTAAGACTCACCGACAGCTGTGCCGATCTCCTTGCTTAGAGCCTCATAtactaaaaagaaatgaaatcttgCAAGACTTTAGGATAGAAGAGGCTCAGATAGTACCTAAGGAAGTCAAAAAGCCCCCTGATGTGCTGAAAGAATATCAAACCAAACTGGAGTTTGCACTTAAGTTGGGTTACTCTGAAGAGCAGGTTCAACTTGTACTAAATAAACTTGGTACTGATGCTTTAATAAATGATATTTTGGGAGAACTTGTCAAACTTGGGAATAAAACTGAGACTGATCAGACTGTAACTAATGCTAACACTAGTGTAATACGTGAAGCGTCTTCCATAGAGTCTCAGAGGTCAGAGTCTCCACTGCAGGAGGATGTGACAGAGGATGGTGACAACCTGAGGCCTATAGTTATTGATGGCAGCAATGTTGCAATGAG CCATGGGAACAAAGAAGTGTTTTCATGTCGAGGAATCAAATTGGCGGTAGACTGGTTTTTGGAAAGAGGCCACAAGGATGTTACTGTGTTTGTGCCAGCATGGAGGAAAGAACAGTCAAGACCTGATGCTCTTATCACAG ATCAAGAAATCTTGCGTAAATTAGAAAAGGAGAAGATTCTGGTGTTCACACCATCCCGCCGAGTGCAAGGGAGAAGGGTGGTATGCTACGATGACCGATTTATAGTGAAGTTGGCCTTTGATTCAGATGGCATCATTGTTTCTAATGATAACTACAGGGATCTAGCTAATGAAAAGCCTGAATGGAAGAAGTTCATAGATGAACGCTTGCTGATGTATTCATTTGTTAATGACAA attTATGCCTCCTGATGATCCTCTTGGCCGCCATGGTCCAAGTCTGGACAATTTTCTTAGGAAGAAGCCTATTGTGCCAGAACATAAGAAGCAACCATGTCCATACG GGAAGAAATGTACCTATGGACACAAATGCAAATACTATCATCCAGAAAGAGGAAATCAGCCTCAGCGATCTGTAGCTGATGAACTTCGTGCCATGTCTAGAAGCACAGCTGCCAAAACTACAAGTGAAGGAGGACTGGTAAAAAGCAATAGTGTTCCCTGTAGCACTAAAAATGATGGCACTTCTGAGCTGAAGCGTGCTGCTCCAAAGAGGCAATCGGATCCTAGTATAAGGACTCAAGTCTATCAAGACTTGGAGGAAAAGCTTCCCACCAAAAACAAATTGGAAACCAGGTCTGTACCTTCTTTAGTTAGTATACCAAGTTCCTCTACTGCAAAACCCCAAAGTACTGCACCTTTAACTAATGGCCTTCCATCCGGAGTTCACTTCCCACCTCAGGATCAAAGACCACAGGGACAGTATCCTACAGTGATGATGGCAACCAAAAATCACGGAACGCCAATGCCTTATGACCGGTATCCAAAATGTGAGTCTCCTGTGGATGTAGGGTATTACTCTATGCTGAGTGCATATTCAAATCTAAGTATATCTGGTCCACGTAGTCCTGAAAGGCGCTTCTCCGTGGACACAGATTATAGGATTAGCTCTGTAGCTTCCGACTGCAGCAGCGAAGGGAGTGTTAGCTGTGGCAGTAGTGATTCCTATGTGGGTTACAGCGATCGGTCTTACATGAGTTCACCTGACCCACAGCTAGAGGAGAACTTGAAGTGCCAACATATGCACCCCCATGGCCGCCTTAACACTCAGCCCTTCCTACAGAGCTACCACGAGCCTCTCACACGAGTGCAAAGCTATAGTCATGAAGAACCAAAGCATCACCACAAACCTCCAATTCCATACATGGCTGTGCATCTACAGCATCCAACAGTCGGTGCTCGTTCTAGTTGTCCGAATGACTACTCTACATCTCAGAGTTCATCACATTCAAAGACCATGCATCTGGGCAGAGCCCTCGTGTCCACGAGAATAGACAGCATTTCAGACTCGCGTTTATATGATAATTCTCCATTAAGACACAGAAAGCCTTATTCTGGCCAAGATGGGCTTGGAAGTTGGGATAGGCAGAGTTATGGGATGGATGCATATGGCTACCGCCAGACCTACTCCTTGCCAAGTAACCCCACACAGCCGTGTTACGAGCAGTTTGCCTTCCAAAGCTTACCTGAACAGCAGGACCAGACCTGGCGCGTACCTTACTGTGGAATCCCGCAAGACCCTCCAAGGCACCAAGACACCCGGGAGAAGGTTTACATTAACCTCTGCAACATCTTCCCCCCTGATCTTGTGAGGATCGTTATGAAGAAGAACCCTCACGTGACGGACGCTCAGCAGCTCGCTGCAGCCATCTTAGTGGAAAAATCTCAGCTAGGTTATTGA
- the ZC3H12C gene encoding putative ribonuclease ZC3H12C isoform X1 gives MSVCFPANEYGTLYIQEYKKNSKVESSTRSSFMGLKDHLGHDLGHLYVGSTGTQINAIVPWSMAEKPTMDKVNSRKDDVDKETSEETSGSSSCDSEESTNSDNDSERLNSSASESHVLPKTHRQLCRSPCLEPHILKRNEILQDFRIEEAQIVPKEVKKPPDVLKEYQTKLEFALKLGYSEEQVQLVLNKLGTDALINDILGELVKLGNKTETDQTVTNANTSVIREASSIESQRSESPLQEDVTEDGDNLRPIVIDGSNVAMSHGNKEVFSCRGIKLAVDWFLERGHKDVTVFVPAWRKEQSRPDALITDQEILRKLEKEKILVFTPSRRVQGRRVVCYDDRFIVKLAFDSDGIIVSNDNYRDLANEKPEWKKFIDERLLMYSFVNDKFMPPDDPLGRHGPSLDNFLRKKPIVPEHKKQPCPYGKKCTYGHKCKYYHPERGNQPQRSVADELRAMSRSTAAKTTSEGGLVKSNSVPCSTKNDGTSELKRAAPKRQSDPSIRTQVYQDLEEKLPTKNKLETRSVPSLVSIPSSSTAKPQSTAPLTNGLPSGVHFPPQDQRPQGQYPTVMMATKNHGTPMPYDRYPKCESPVDVGYYSMLSAYSNLSISGPRSPERRFSVDTDYRISSVASDCSSEGSVSCGSSDSYVGYSDRSYMSSPDPQLEENLKCQHMHPHGRLNTQPFLQSYHEPLTRVQSYSHEEPKHHHKPPIPYMAVHLQHPTVGARSSCPNDYSTSQSSSHSKTMHLGRALVSTRIDSISDSRLYDNSPLRHRKPYSGQDGLGSWDRQSYGMDAYGYRQTYSLPSNPTQPCYEQFAFQSLPEQQDQTWRVPYCGIPQDPPRHQDTREKVYINLCNIFPPDLVRIVMKKNPHVTDAQQLAAAILVEKSQLGY, from the exons atgtctgtgtgttttccagcgAAC GAATACGGAACACTTTATATTCAGGAatacaagaaaaacagcaaagtggAGTCAAGTACACGCAGCAGCTTCATGGGCTTGAAGGATCATCTGGGGCATGACTTAGGCCACCTTTATGTGGGGAGCACTGGCACGCAAATAAATGCAATTGTACCTTGGTCAATGGCAGAGAAGCCAACGATGGATAAGGTTAATTCTAGGAAAGATGATGTAGACAAGGAGACATCTGAAGAGACTTCTGGAAGCTCCAGCTGTGACTCTGAAGAAAGCACAAATTCTGATAATGATTCAGAGAGACTGAATAGTTCTGCATCAGAATCACACGTACTGCCTAAGACTCACCGACAGCTGTGCCGATCTCCTTGCTTAGAGCCTCATAtactaaaaagaaatgaaatcttgCAAGACTTTAGGATAGAAGAGGCTCAGATAGTACCTAAGGAAGTCAAAAAGCCCCCTGATGTGCTGAAAGAATATCAAACCAAACTGGAGTTTGCACTTAAGTTGGGTTACTCTGAAGAGCAGGTTCAACTTGTACTAAATAAACTTGGTACTGATGCTTTAATAAATGATATTTTGGGAGAACTTGTCAAACTTGGGAATAAAACTGAGACTGATCAGACTGTAACTAATGCTAACACTAGTGTAATACGTGAAGCGTCTTCCATAGAGTCTCAGAGGTCAGAGTCTCCACTGCAGGAGGATGTGACAGAGGATGGTGACAACCTGAGGCCTATAGTTATTGATGGCAGCAATGTTGCAATGAG CCATGGGAACAAAGAAGTGTTTTCATGTCGAGGAATCAAATTGGCGGTAGACTGGTTTTTGGAAAGAGGCCACAAGGATGTTACTGTGTTTGTGCCAGCATGGAGGAAAGAACAGTCAAGACCTGATGCTCTTATCACAG ATCAAGAAATCTTGCGTAAATTAGAAAAGGAGAAGATTCTGGTGTTCACACCATCCCGCCGAGTGCAAGGGAGAAGGGTGGTATGCTACGATGACCGATTTATAGTGAAGTTGGCCTTTGATTCAGATGGCATCATTGTTTCTAATGATAACTACAGGGATCTAGCTAATGAAAAGCCTGAATGGAAGAAGTTCATAGATGAACGCTTGCTGATGTATTCATTTGTTAATGACAA attTATGCCTCCTGATGATCCTCTTGGCCGCCATGGTCCAAGTCTGGACAATTTTCTTAGGAAGAAGCCTATTGTGCCAGAACATAAGAAGCAACCATGTCCATACG GGAAGAAATGTACCTATGGACACAAATGCAAATACTATCATCCAGAAAGAGGAAATCAGCCTCAGCGATCTGTAGCTGATGAACTTCGTGCCATGTCTAGAAGCACAGCTGCCAAAACTACAAGTGAAGGAGGACTGGTAAAAAGCAATAGTGTTCCCTGTAGCACTAAAAATGATGGCACTTCTGAGCTGAAGCGTGCTGCTCCAAAGAGGCAATCGGATCCTAGTATAAGGACTCAAGTCTATCAAGACTTGGAGGAAAAGCTTCCCACCAAAAACAAATTGGAAACCAGGTCTGTACCTTCTTTAGTTAGTATACCAAGTTCCTCTACTGCAAAACCCCAAAGTACTGCACCTTTAACTAATGGCCTTCCATCCGGAGTTCACTTCCCACCTCAGGATCAAAGACCACAGGGACAGTATCCTACAGTGATGATGGCAACCAAAAATCACGGAACGCCAATGCCTTATGACCGGTATCCAAAATGTGAGTCTCCTGTGGATGTAGGGTATTACTCTATGCTGAGTGCATATTCAAATCTAAGTATATCTGGTCCACGTAGTCCTGAAAGGCGCTTCTCCGTGGACACAGATTATAGGATTAGCTCTGTAGCTTCCGACTGCAGCAGCGAAGGGAGTGTTAGCTGTGGCAGTAGTGATTCCTATGTGGGTTACAGCGATCGGTCTTACATGAGTTCACCTGACCCACAGCTAGAGGAGAACTTGAAGTGCCAACATATGCACCCCCATGGCCGCCTTAACACTCAGCCCTTCCTACAGAGCTACCACGAGCCTCTCACACGAGTGCAAAGCTATAGTCATGAAGAACCAAAGCATCACCACAAACCTCCAATTCCATACATGGCTGTGCATCTACAGCATCCAACAGTCGGTGCTCGTTCTAGTTGTCCGAATGACTACTCTACATCTCAGAGTTCATCACATTCAAAGACCATGCATCTGGGCAGAGCCCTCGTGTCCACGAGAATAGACAGCATTTCAGACTCGCGTTTATATGATAATTCTCCATTAAGACACAGAAAGCCTTATTCTGGCCAAGATGGGCTTGGAAGTTGGGATAGGCAGAGTTATGGGATGGATGCATATGGCTACCGCCAGACCTACTCCTTGCCAAGTAACCCCACACAGCCGTGTTACGAGCAGTTTGCCTTCCAAAGCTTACCTGAACAGCAGGACCAGACCTGGCGCGTACCTTACTGTGGAATCCCGCAAGACCCTCCAAGGCACCAAGACACCCGGGAGAAGGTTTACATTAACCTCTGCAACATCTTCCCCCCTGATCTTGTGAGGATCGTTATGAAGAAGAACCCTCACGTGACGGACGCTCAGCAGCTCGCTGCAGCCATCTTAGTGGAAAAATCTCAGCTAGGTTATTGA